A genome region from Brassica oleracea var. oleracea cultivar TO1000 chromosome C2, BOL, whole genome shotgun sequence includes the following:
- the LOC106324513 gene encoding uncharacterized protein LOC106324513, with protein sequence MHKYDGVKAEPKCNDINELMRSDHGIEVSKSLAWDAREYAINTMRGIPETGYVKIPKYLQMMKKTNHGSHTSYETDKDGRFRFLFISFGQCVRGFYRAIRKVIVLDGTFFKSKFKGILLVATALDGNSNLYPLAFGVVDSENDRSWDWFIRQLKLVIADEQSLAFVSDKNTSLAKAIVNMYPQSHHGICIHNLLNNSVTYFHGKGLVGLVVKASKAYRVADFQKIFTDICSISPTIGKYLIEADVRKWARCQFPGFRYDIRTNNPAESMNFALRLPREFPAIPLLDIIKEMMTRWFFERRTLSSKN encoded by the coding sequence ATGCATAAGTATGATGGTGTAAAGGCGGAGCCAAAATGTAATGATATCAACGAGCTTATGCGTAGTGATCATGGGATCGAGGTGTCCAAGTCTTTAGCGTGGGATGCGCGTGAGTATGCTATCAACACAATGAGAGGTATTCCAGAAACAGGTTATGTGAAGATTCCCAAATACTTGCAAATGATGAAGAAAACTAATCATGGGTCACATACATCTTACGAAACTGACAAGGATGGGAGATTCAGATTCCTTTTCATCTCGTTTGGGCAGTGTGTCCGAGGTTTTTACAGAGCCATTCGAAAAGTTATTGTTCTCGATGGGACGTTTTTTAAGAGCAAATTCAAAGGTATTTTACTGGTTGCTACTGCTTTGGATGGAAACTCAAATTTATATCCACTTGCATTTGGAGTTGTTGACTCAGAGAATGACCGTTCGTGGGACTGGTTTATTAGACAACTTAAATTGGTTATTGCTGACGAGCAGAGTTTAGCTTTTGTGTCTGATAAGAATACCTCACTTGCTAAAGCTATTGTAAACATGTACCCTCAATCTCATCATGGAATTTGCATTCACAACTTGCTAAATAATTCTGTAACTTATTTCCATGGAAAAGGTTTAGTTGGTTTGGTTGTAAAGGCTTCTAAAGCTTATCGAGTTGCTGATTTTCAGAAGATCTTTACAGATATTTGCTCGATTAGTCCTACGATTGGAAAATATCTAATAGAAGCTGATGTGAGAAAGTGGGCTCGCTGTCAATTTCCTGGTTTTAGGTATGATATTAGGACCAATAATCCTGCTGAATCGATGAATTTTGCATTGCGTTTGCCAAGGGAATTTCCGGCCATTCCTCTATTGGACATCATAAAGGAAATGATGACTCGATGGTTTTTTGAACGTAGAACTCTAAGTTCTAAGAATTAA
- the LOC106324881 gene encoding uncharacterized protein LOC106324881 — translation MQYLRERKKRTGRRRVVGVRTAHCFKFTHLASKSNIFVVTSSSPMLSSDKPVASTWLDRLRISKGLSTTEDDDASGTPLSLDDFLRRNHSASDSPPSAPTPSDPELTDSPSDPNPGEWYGVMSDVLSELFNYSGSSRSTTTVPVKKLPRKQSNPKHCSVETPPPPPQRPKFATEKRETKRRRVVEEEDDGVEEEEEEEGEKDLVGFSRSEVTVIDTSFKIWKAEKVVFRRRNVWKVRDKKGNSRGAVSSKKKKKTIKMKIKKKKKRKCDVDGGETGRKSKKMKLSRSVSDNSPHYSSEDLRDDPQSSNANRTLLRRLPSKPRSVLHTSKKNSEPKARGHRSLA, via the exons ATGCAATATCTGCGAGAAAGAAAAAAAAGAACAGGAAGACGACGCGTAGTTGGAGTCCGAACGGCGCACTGTTTTAAATTCACACACCTAGCGAGCAAGTCAAACATTTTTGTTGTAACATCGTCGTCACCGATGCTCAGCTCCGACAAGCCCGTCGCCTCCACTTGGCTCGACCGTCTCCGCATAAGCAAAGGGCTCTCCACCACCGAAGACGACGATGCTTCCGGTACTCCTCTTTCCCTCGACGACTTCCTCCGCCGCAACCACTCCGCCTCCGATTCTCCTCCGTCTGCTCCGACTCCTTCGGATCCGGAGCTAACGGATAGTCCATCGGATCCAAATCCGGGCGAATGGTACGGCGTGATGAGCGATGTTCTCTCGGAGCTGTTCAATTACAGCGGCTCCTCTCGCTCGACGACGACGGTTCCGGTGAAGAAGCTCCCGAGGAAGCAATCGAACCCTAAGCATTGCTCCGTCGAGACTCCTCCTCCTCCTCCCCAACGGCCCAAATTCGCCACGGAGAAGAGGGAGACGAAGAGGAGAAGAGTCGTTGAGGAGGAAGACGACGGCGTCGAGGAGGAGGAGGAGGAGGAAGGGGAGAAGGATCTGGTCGGGTTCTCGAGGAGCGAGGTGACGGTGATCGACACGAGCTTCAAGATCTGGAAGGCGGAGAAGGTTGTGTTCCGGAGGAGAAACGTGTGGAAGGTGAGGGACAAGAAGGGTAACTCGCGTGGTGCCGTCTCATCGAAGAAGAAGAAGAAGACGATCAAGATGAAGATCAAGAAGAAGAAGAAAAGGAAATGCGATGTTGACGGTGGTGAAACTGGTCGGAAAAGCAAGAAGATGAAGCTTTCAAGATCAGTTTCAGACAAC AGTCCACATTACTCAAGTGAAGATCTTCGTGATGATCCACAAAGCAGCAATGCCAACCGAACTCTCTTGCGTAG ATTGCCATCTAAACCAAGAAGCGTACTACATACTAGCAAGAAGAACAGCGAACCTAAGGCTCGTGGCCATAGGTCTTTGGCCTGA
- the LOC106324514 gene encoding transcription initiation factor IIE subunit alpha-like — MEFRVPPELRGYCDANASNKSKRSWEDICAFKVFPFKCQTFLQLFELEDEYIQREIRKPPKQTTCNYKTGWFSEALLDNLRLRVAVRFVSVFPEPGFEDVFKSIQDEFERSEKTRIQKDSLTSCKPDHLEKIKGGEDTKKNKNTNKEKEVSADEDAEDVDEEYEELDVAVDDDDEISLSSHGYGEMENNNSRTYLQGLFDRFPSSKPALDGTDSDGEYQIYEQESNALDDDDEDDGDDDDE, encoded by the exons ATGGAGTTCAGGGTTCCACCTGAATTAAGGGGTTATTGTGATGCCAATGCAAGTAACAA GTCAAAGCGAAGCTGGGAAGACATTTGTGCTTTTAAAGTTTTCCCTTTCAAATGCCAAACATTTCTACAGCTATTTGAACTTGAAGACGAGTACATTCAGAGAGAGATAAGAAAGCCTCCCAAGCAAACTACTTGTAAT TATAAAACAGGATGGTTCTCAGAAGCGCTGCTTGATAATCTGAGGCTCCGTGTAGCTGTGAGGTTTGTATCTGTGTTTCCTGAGCCAGGTTTCGAAGATGTATTTAAATCTATTCAAGATGAGTTTGAGAGGTCAGAGAAGACAAGAATTCAGAAAGATTCACTGACATCTTGCAAACCAGATCACCTCGAAAAAATTAAAG GTGGGGAAGATACGAAAAAGAATAAAAACACAAACAAAGAGAAAGAGGTATCAGCGGATGAAGATGCTGAAGACGTGGATGAGGAGTACGAGGAACTCGATGTG GCTGTAGATGATGATGATGAGATATCGTTAAGTTCGCATGGAT ATGGTGAGATGGAGAACAACAACTCGAGAACGTATCTCCAAGGATTGTTCGATAGATTTCCAAGCAGCAAACCAGCCTTGGATGGTACTGATAGCGATGGAGAGTATCAGATCTACGAGCAAGAATCAAACGCTTTGGATGATGATGACGAAGATGATGGTGACGATGATGATGAATGA